The Levilactobacillus namurensis genomic interval CCTTGATGACAGACGGGACAAACTACCCCGATTTCCTTAACGATTGGCTTCGTATTCCGGCAATCTGGGAACCGTGAGCAGGCGTAGAACTTTCCGTAACGGCCCATCTTGATGACCATGGGGGCGCCACAGATGTCACAGTCAAACCCAGCCGGTTCGTCACGAATTTGAATCTTTTCGATGGCGTCTTCGGCGTGAGCCACTTCCGTACTGAACGGCTTATAGAAGTCGTCGACGACCTTGACCCAGTCCTGCTTGCCGGCTTCGATCCCGTCCAACTCATCTTCCAGGTCAGCCGTAAAGCCAACGTTCACGATGTCTGGGAAGTAGTCCTTGATGATCTTATCGACGATTTCACCCAACTCAGTGGGCTCGAAGCGCCGACCGACAAGCTTCACGTAATACCGCCGCTGAATCGTATCCAGCGTTGGGGCGTAGGTCGATGGCCGGCCCACACCGTTTTCTTCCAAGGCCTTGATCAAGTTGGCTTCAGAATACCGTGCTGGCGGCTGCGTGAAGTGTTGAGCCGGGTCTGTCTTGGCCAGGTTGACCGCATCCCCGATCTCCAAGTCTGGTAACAGGTTATCCTTTTCCTTACCGTCCTTGTAGATCTTCAAGAACCCGTCGAACTTCATCTTCGAACCGTTCGCCCGGAACGTGACACCGTTTTGTTCGATCGTAACCGCCATGGTGTCCATAATGGCGTTGGTCATCTGGCTGGCAACGAACCGGTTCCAGATCAGCTGGTACAACCGGAACTGGTCCTTGTTCAACCGTTCCTTGAGACTCGCCGGTGTCCGGAAGACGGACGTTGGCCGGATGGCTTCGTGGGCGTCTTGCGCCCCTTCTGGCAACTTTCCCTTGATGGGTTTCGTCGCTGCATACTCAGCACCGTACTTTTCGTGCAGGAAGGTCGAGGCTTCATGCTTAGCCAAACTCGAGATTCGCGTCGAGTCGGTCCGCATATAGGTAATCAGCCCCTGGGTCCCTTCCTTTCCTAAGTTGATCCCTTCATACAGCTGTTGAGCAGCCATCATGGTCTTCCGCGTCCGGAAGTTCAACTTCCGGTTCGCGTCCTGTTGCATGGAACTGGTCGTAAACGGTGGTTGGGGTGAGCGCTTACGTTCTTTACGTACCACGTTGGTAATCGCAAACGGCGCGTTCTTATCAACCTGTTGCAGGATTGCTTGGACCGCGGCGTTATCCTTGAGCCCCTTCTTTTTCCCGTTTAGGCCATAGAAACTGGCCGCAAACTGGGAACGGCCCTTCTTGAAGTCGCCATCGATGGTCCAATACTCTTCCGGTTGAAAGGCCTTGATCTCATTTTCCCGCTGAATGATCAAAGCTAAGGCGATGGACTGTACCCGACCGGCACTAAGTCCCTTCTTAACTTTCTTCCACAGCAAGGGCGAGATCGAATACCCCACTAACCGGTCCAGGATTCGCCGTGCTTGTTGGGCGTTGACCAGGTCCATATCGATGGTCCGAGGCGTCTTGAAGGCTTCCTTGACCGCATCCTTGGTGATTTCGTTGAACGTGACCCGGTTCTTGTCGGTCACATCCAGGTTCAAGAGGTGGGCTAGATGCCACGCAATGGACTCACCTTCCCGGTCAGGGTCAGATGCCAGATAAACGGCCTTAGCCTTCTTGGCTTCGGACCGGAGCCCCTTGATGACGTCACCCTTTCCCCGAATCGAGATGTAATGGGGATCATAGTTGTGTTCAAAATCAATTCCCATCGAACTCTTCGGCAAGTCCCGAACGTGTCCGAGACTAGGAACGACCTTGTAGGTCCGTCCGAGATACTTTTCAATCGTCTTGGCTTTCGCGGGTGATTCCACGATGACCAACTTTTTTTGTGTTTTTTTCCGCTTACGCGGGGTGGTTTTAGTTGTCGCCTTGGTTGGCAATGCGCATTACTCCCTCAAATGGTCAGCTCCTAAGCCCGATAAACCGGGCTTAGTGCCAATCACAAACTTATTCTATCGGCGAATTATTAGTTCGCGTAACGCTTCACTATAATCCAACTCATAATATTTCAAGTCAAGGGCGCTTGTCAACTAAAAGTTCTTCTATTATATGTTCGGAATTCAGGATTGGTTTCGCGCCAGCCAAGATTAATTCGTTGGTTCCCACCGAGTTCGGAACGTCGATGGCGCCCGGTATCGCAAGGACGTTGCGGTTTTCTTGCAAGGCAAAGTTAGCCGTGATCAACGACCCGGAACGCCGGGCCGCCTCGACCACCAACAAACTTTGGGACAACCCAGAAATCACACGATTCCGTTCTACGAAGTGAAACTTCGCCGGTCCCGCCGCCCACGGGTACTCCGAAACCACCAGCTGTTGACGGATCAACTGCGCCATTAACGGCCGATTAGCTGCCGGGTAACACCGCCCTAACCCAGTTCCGACCACCGCAATAGTGGTCCCGTGATGGGCCAATGCTACCTGATGGGCCAGGGTGTCCACCCCCTGAGCCATGCCGGAAACGATGGTCACGCCACACTGAACCACGGCCGGCAAGACCGCCTGCATCGCCCGAAAGGCATAGGCGGACGGATGCCGGGTCCCCACGACACCTAACTGCGGCGCGGATAAGTGGGCCAGATTCCCCAGGCAAAACAACACGACTGGAGGCTCATAAATTTCTCGCAGGGCCACGGGATAAGCGGCATCGGCCAGCGTCAAGCACTGACTACGACTGGTATTTAAGGCGAACTGCTGCGTCACCTGGTCGCTGAAGAGTCCTAATTGAATGGCTTGTCGCTGGCGGGCGGTCAAATCCCCGTGTGCCAGCAAGTCCGCCAGTCCGGGATCCGTCAGGCGAGTTACCTGGTGGTCTTGCATCCAACGCCAACAGATAAGGGCCACCTTACGACTCACCCCGGGAGTCAGAACCAGGCGAATCAAAAAATCACGGCAAGTCAGGTGCATTCGCACCACCTCCTAAAGGGGTCTTTAGGGTTACTTCCGTGATTCATCTCATTTTTATTCGATTTGCATGACCTTTTTTACCGGTGCGAAACTCTTACGATGAATCGGAGTGATTCCTCGTTCCGCTAATCCGGCCAAGTGTTCAGCCGTTCCGTACCCCGCGTTTTGCGCAAAACCGTACCCGGGATACAGCCGATCATAGCTGGCCATCAGATGGTCCCGAAAGACCTTCGCGACGATACTAGCGGCTGCGACACTGGCGCTCTTGGCATCCCCCTTGATCAACCGGATCTGCGGCAGATCAACCGGAA includes:
- the dprA gene encoding DNA-processing protein DprA, whose protein sequence is MHLTCRDFLIRLVLTPGVSRKVALICWRWMQDHQVTRLTDPGLADLLAHGDLTARQRQAIQLGLFSDQVTQQFALNTSRSQCLTLADAAYPVALREIYEPPVVLFCLGNLAHLSAPQLGVVGTRHPSAYAFRAMQAVLPAVVQCGVTIVSGMAQGVDTLAHQVALAHHGTTIAVVGTGLGRCYPAANRPLMAQLIRQQLVVSEYPWAAGPAKFHFVERNRVISGLSQSLLVVEAARRSGSLITANFALQENRNVLAIPGAIDVPNSVGTNELILAGAKPILNSEHIIEELLVDKRP
- the topA gene encoding type I DNA topoisomerase, which translates into the protein MPTKATTKTTPRKRKKTQKKLVIVESPAKAKTIEKYLGRTYKVVPSLGHVRDLPKSSMGIDFEHNYDPHYISIRGKGDVIKGLRSEAKKAKAVYLASDPDREGESIAWHLAHLLNLDVTDKNRVTFNEITKDAVKEAFKTPRTIDMDLVNAQQARRILDRLVGYSISPLLWKKVKKGLSAGRVQSIALALIIQRENEIKAFQPEEYWTIDGDFKKGRSQFAASFYGLNGKKKGLKDNAAVQAILQQVDKNAPFAITNVVRKERKRSPQPPFTTSSMQQDANRKLNFRTRKTMMAAQQLYEGINLGKEGTQGLITYMRTDSTRISSLAKHEASTFLHEKYGAEYAATKPIKGKLPEGAQDAHEAIRPTSVFRTPASLKERLNKDQFRLYQLIWNRFVASQMTNAIMDTMAVTIEQNGVTFRANGSKMKFDGFLKIYKDGKEKDNLLPDLEIGDAVNLAKTDPAQHFTQPPARYSEANLIKALEENGVGRPSTYAPTLDTIQRRYYVKLVGRRFEPTELGEIVDKIIKDYFPDIVNVGFTADLEDELDGIEAGKQDWVKVVDDFYKPFSTEVAHAEDAIEKIQIRDEPAGFDCDICGAPMVIKMGRYGKFYACSRFPDCRNTKPIVKEIGVVCPVCHQGQVIERKSKKNRIFYGCSRYPDCDFVSWDKPVGRDCPKDGHYLVQKKIRGGSQIVCPNGDYEEAPQK